DNA sequence from the Perca fluviatilis chromosome 4, GENO_Pfluv_1.0, whole genome shotgun sequence genome:
gggagagagacagggaaaaAGACAAAGGCAGGGATTCTGACAAGAGGGACCACGACCGCGACAGGGGGAGAAACCGTGATCGAGAGCGCGAACGCGACCGAGAAAGGAGACGGGACAGATCCCGAAGTAGGGAACGAGACAGGGACAGAGAACGTGGGAAAGACCGGGGCAAAGACcgagacagggagagggaaagagataGAGACAAGGATCGTCGGGACAGGAGCAGAAGCAGAGAAAAGCGAGAGGAGAAAAAGGACAGTAAACATGATACACCCAAGGAGAGAGATATAACTGCAGACAAATGACAAGAACAGGTCCTAGTCTCTGTTTTGTTGACACTACATTACGATTTTGAGAGACACTTCAATCTTTCACCAGTTGAAATCCAGTTGTATCACTGTAAATGTAGATGAGCAGTATTTCGTTAAAATTTCCACAGTTGTGTTCGTACTAGAAAAAAAGTTTGACAATGTTTGTATTCTTTTTGTCACTTAAAGGTTTCTTACTTTGTTTTATcacatttgaaaaaacaaaactgaagtccATGTAGGTTGCTTGTGTAAAGATGTATTAGGTAGGGTACTGAGTTCTATTACATGTACCTATCTCCTGCCcaagcagttttttttaaagaaaacaataaTGTAACTGAGTCACACACCATTTTCAATATGTAAATATgaatgtatttgtgtatatacTGATGTTTTTAATCATACTTTTCTAAGTAGAGAAAATAAAAGCCATATATCTGAGATGGATAATGTGAAAGTTAAGGAAACACTGTTTACACACAAATGTGTGTTATGTACAGCAGCATTGACCTTAAAGACTCCAACTATCTACAGCATACATCCCATCAATGGTTGTCAATGAAATGTCCTGATTTTGTTTCAGCTCAACAAATTAAACCCATTTGATGACGCGTGTTTTTCcgttgttaattaaaatgtgatttGACTCTTGGTCCCAAAGTAATGTGGAATGCTTAGCTTGATTTAGTAATAGTGATTCTGCGTGGTAAGGAGTCATGATGGCCATGATGTCACTGTTACTCAAATAATTAACTGTTTTTTGGCATCCTGGGTCATactataaaatgtttaattgcagTTCATATCCACATATATAAGCACAGGTGCGGTCTCAACACAAATCATCACACTAATGAAACCTTAGAAGATGTAGCTTTACATCTTGCAAAAGgttgacaaacctcatcagggaAAGACAAGAAGAATTTGTAGAACCAAAtaagtattttttattaatacataAACCAAACTTGGGAGTACATGAACACTATTTGACATTTTAGCCACAGATTTTAGACAATTGTTTTAGGCTGTCAAACTGATGAGCAATACTTAAAAATCTCCAAAAGTATCCACACCAAAACAAGTACATTACAATTGCATATTTATGATTTAAACATATTTACCCAGTTCAAAATATTGCAACTTTGTTTATGAAAGTCAAACCAAACTGGATAAAAGAATAAAGGTTTTGAAACTGAACtgtgaacacaaacaaacatttgcataaataactgctgtaaaaaaaaaaaaaaaaagtaaacaaattGTGGATGGTGCTTTACCAGCTCCAACTAATCTCAGTGCAACATTTTAGGGAACACCATTTTGATGTCTGTGAAGTTTCATTGGCATTACAAAGTTGCAGTTTGATTGACAACTAACCTCACACCACTCACCTCCTGTTCCTGACTATGACGATAAGTATGTACTACATAATGTGTAGTATAGTAACCATTAGTATGTAGAATGGATTTGGAGCACAGTGACAAATTATGCTTTGGCAGCTTAATTTGCCTGGTCTTTGGCTTCATCTTCCTTATCCAGACTCAAATACTCACAAGCCTCTTTATTGCCATTTTGTGGCTTTGACGCCGACTGCCGTGACCACATCATCTGAATTTTCTTCGGGCACCACACAAACTCATCTTTACGGTCATAGTTCAAATAGGCAAACTTGAGGAGACTCCTGCGTTGTTTCTTATCAAGGACGGCAAACACAAAGTAGTTTAGAACGCTGTCCTTGACATTTGGGAGTTCTTTGCGGACGAGAGTCTCCTCCAGGAAGAAGCGAACCAGGGGGGCTTGGTAGTGAGGATACCCCAGGGTTCCCTGGCACTTCAGGATGCGGGTGATGCGCAGGTTGTTATGAGTGTGACTGTCAAATACAAACagtaaaaaggcaaaaaaataaaaataaaacagacagatggtttttattacttttagtGAACAATACGTTATTAAAATTCAGAGATCACCTGTTGAGGTTATCAAATCTGTCTTTCCAGTTTGATGCTCTCTCGACTTCTCCTGTGTTTTCATCACACAACCTGATACCATAGAAGTCCAACATGAGCTTGTACGACTCCAATAGATTGGCCTTCGCGGTGCTGTTTTGGCAAAACTCCTAAAAGGAAAGGTAAGACTTCTGTCACAATATGTAAGAATGTCTTTCAAGATTTTTAACGCCTTAGCTTTCAGCCGTTTacctttatttcttcttttgtcAGAGTACTGGCCTCATGGTTCATCCCTGGTTCCTGCAGTGGGAACAGCCTTTGAGAGAAACGAATGACTAATGTTATAAACAGGaactaaacattttaaattacatctTTGATTATAGTTACTTACCATTGAATGTAGGAGTGTACAAACTCCAGTTGATCATACTTTGCATACCATTCACTGTGGAATTGGTATATGTAGACACctgataacaacaacaaaaacaccatAAGTAGATCAATTTGTAAACAGTTGCACAGATTAAAATGAATCCAGGCCAGATGTTTCTGCTACATAAGagttatctttttttcttcttgctttTCTAGTCATTGCTGTTCTCAAGTGAAATACTGAACTGTTTCACACCTTCAGGGCTCTAAAAGTTATTCAAATGAAATGTGAGAAATCACTCTTTGGTCAACCTGCTCACGGACTCATCGTCCTCCTGTGATGAAGGGTGACATGTAGACATCACTTTGTTTTAATGAATCCTTAATCtaattaaaacctttttttctgatgCAGATTTATCCTGCATTTACACTTATTAGACAAATCAAAACAATGTAGAGCTTGTTTAATTTATGTCCATGTGCTTGTAACTGTAGGCCTACCGTCAGGTAAAGAGGGCGTTGATCCAAGGTAGAACGTCAAATTAGGCTTTTCATCCTACTCAAAAGAAGAGAATTGCACATAAGATATTTCTTTGGTAATAATAATCACATCATATAagtcacataaacacacagtcaTGTGTGTACTTACAGATACTGGATTTATGAAGCGTTGCGGCCTGGTCTGGTTCTGTTGCAAAATATAAAAGAACAATGTGTGCTTGATTAACGCTTAAAACATGGgactgtgcgtgcgtgcgtgcgtgcgtgtgtgtgacactTACAGGGTAGTTATGCCTGTAGTTCTGCATGTCTCTTGCAGAATTTTCAAATCTGCTGAACTTGTACtagtacacagaaaataaatgaagGTCAATATTTAAACTCAAGACATTTAATGGTTATGAGGTCTAAATTTCAAAAAGGTAAAATTATTTTTGCCAAGTCACCGTGccaaaacaaatgttgaaaacTGTCTTAAAATTGCAGTAAAGTAATTCCCCATATGAGATGATAGAGATTACAACAACAATGAATTTACTGTTAGATCACACCTAAAATCTAAAAACATATAAAGTGATAATGCAGCAGTAGGCCTGCAGCAGGCCCATGGCGACCGGGCAGCAGGCCTCTGGTTTAACTCACATGTTTGGAAGCCGCTGGTCGCCTGTTCCTCATGAATGTGCCCCTCTGTGCCTCTCCTCTGTGCCCCTCGGACTCCCAGGTTGAGTCATAGCCACAGTACAACTCGTCTGTGGTTTCAACTCGATACTCCTCTTCCTCGCTGTCAAACTCATCACTATCTGCGCCAAGTCTCGACGGCTTGCAGGCGAGATCTCGGTTGAAGTCTGCGGGCCTCTTACCGGCGGCGGAATTCTCGTTTTGACCATCACAGCGAGACTGCTCGACCACCTTCACCTCTGGGCAATTTTGCTGGTCTTCTACGTTTTTTTCAGGCTCAGCTTGGCTCTCGACGCTCTTAAGCCAAGGTAAAAATCCGAATATTCTTCTTATACAGCACCATAGAAAACCTAAATTGCGCCATAGCCACTCAAAAGAATAAGGTCGACGGTTAAACCAGGCCATGATACCCACAACAAGTCGTCTGAGGGGATACAACACGGTCCTCATCTGCGATTTATGTGCTGTAGACTACATGTTCGTCTGTTTCACTTTCATTTCTCTGATTTTCTCTTTACAGAAAACCGAAACTTATTCTACGGCAGCTAACGCCCACAAACTACATCATCCGGTTCAGGCTGCTATCTTATGTTGTGGCTAAAGTGAAATAAACAGAAATGCGTAGACCTAGGCCTATAGTCTCCCTCGTGGGTTAAGTTTGAAAGAGACATTTTAACAATGTAATTTATTATCGTTATTTCCAGGTTATAAGTGTGGCAAAACTTGGTTGAAAAGTTAACTTAACCCCACTTTACTGCGGTCAAGCCAGCCTCCAATTCAAAATGAGCGGTCAAACTAGCCACCCCTATATTTCGCGGTGCGCGTATTCACTTGCTATTACGGTGAAACTAAAAAGAGGGAATTTTCTGACGAaggcaatttcccattcatttattctgtctgcctgtctgtctatctgcctgcctgtctgtctgtctgtcagaaagaaagaaggaaagaaagattttagcacacctCACAACCTCTGTGACAACtgcatgatatgctgaattccaaaataagagcccccccaaaactcaaatattagctgttttgtctacacattaagaaaatcatgaaaataaaagtcctagcttccacagaccaatttcacctcagctggagaggactccttctcaatgtgtgatctacaatgtttcaggacattctgatgttttccaaaataagagccccccaaaactcatatatacgctgttttgtctacacattcagaaagttataaaaataaaagtcctagcttccacagaccaatttcacctcagctggagaggactccttctcaaggtgtgatctacaatgtttcaggacattctgatgttgttttccaaaataagagccccccaaaactcatatacgCGGCGTTTGTCTACAccacattcagaaagttataaaaataaaagtcctagcttccacagaccaatttcacctcagatggagaggactccttctcaatgtgtgatctacaatgtttcaggacattctgatgtagttttccaaaataagagccccccaaaactcatatatacgctgttttgtctacacattcagaaagttataaaaataaaagtcctagcttccacagaccaatttcacctcagatggagaggacaccttctcaaggtgtgatctacaatgtttcaggacattctgatgtacagtttcaaaataaaagcctgtcaaagtcttgaatatgagacaaattagatatgattttggattcaatttaaaaggaaacACCCTGTTATCAAACAATAAATCCACTTCAGGGTTATATTACACGACCCCGTGGTGTGACtcattaagtatcaagacattctgatgtacagtttcaaaataaaagcctgttaaAGTCTCAAATATGAGGCATATTTAGGCTGGTGACAAATGGTCAAAAAGGgctttagtttttgagatacccctactggaggtagaactaaacccaacaatgtttttcctcatcCCTAGGTTCTCCCATATATGAAATTGATTCTTGGCTaaagatattttactgctaagattgttaaattaacagatattgtTACACAACCCAAAACCAAAGAAGGACTAAAATATAGCCTGTCCATGGGAGTTAAGGCATCTAAACTAATGCAGATCAATCACACAAGCTCTGAGAGCTTTGAAACTTAGCATGTTTGTAGTCAGGAAGTTGCTTTACCTACTAGAAAAGACTGGATGTGAATATCATGatgtatggaataaataaagacatacctaaaataggcgaacatgcaaaaaattaatatctatgcagaatgttttcatttactttgtggTTACTTTGCCAGGGATTATAATAGAAAAACTATAatttaacacaatacaaattaaatgactGTCTTAAACAAACAAATCGCAATCTAACAAAAGAAACACTGTGAGGGGGAATGACCCCCCTCATCACTGAATCTCAAGCTCTTTCTAGCAGCAACCATTTGGAACATGAACTGCTTTTGGTAGTCATTCTGGGGGTTAGGCCATCTCCAGTGGCCACTTTGGGGAGGTCAGCTCCCCATGATGTTACCACTGCAACACACCACTGTCACTCATCCACATTGTCATCAGTGACAAAGTGGGTCATATTTGGATAGCCTGGGAAAGGGCAAGAGCAAGACTCTGTGCAGGTCAAGCCCACTGAAAGACACTGGCATTTGGTAGCATCGTTGCAGTTTCCGCTTTACGTATAGTATATAGTGGGTGATGTCTCTAACTTCTTTAGGTGCTGGTGTCTTCTGTAACATCACAGGTTCAATGCACCCATCTTCTTTGAGCCTCCATCCTCCAACTGGGTTCCAGAGAAGAGGTTTGACCAGGTGGCTGTGACGCCACACTGCTGTTTGGTACAAGGCTctcagcacttgttggcccagtACTGGCGATGTAGGTGCTGACAAAGCTACATACAGGGATATTCTTGAGCAAAACCTGTAACACTGTGCGTGATTTGAGGCTAGGACGgaggttcaccttccagcaggacaatgaccccaaacacacctcaatccaatagaaaatctgtggtcagacttaaagattgctgttcacaagcgcaaaccatccaacttgaaggagctggagcagttttgcaaggaggaatgggatgATGTAGATGTGGCAAGCTCATAGAgacttatccaaagcgacttagagCTGTGATTCCCGCAAAAGGTGGCTCTACAAAGTATTGACTTTAGGGGGGT
Encoded proteins:
- the LOC120557343 gene encoding opioid growth factor receptor-like: MRTVLYPLRRLVVGIMAWFNRRPYSFEWLWRNLGFLWCCIRRIFGFLPWLKSVESQAEPEKNVEDQQNCPEVKVVEQSRCDGQNENSAAGKRPADFNRDLACKPSRLGADSDEFDSEEEEYRVETTDELYCGYDSTWESEGHRGEAQRGTFMRNRRPAASKHYKFSRFENSARDMQNYRHNYPNQTRPQRFINPVSDEKPNLTFYLGSTPSLPDGVYIYQFHSEWYAKYDQLEFVHSYIQWLFPLQEPGMNHEASTLTKEEIKEFCQNSTAKANLLESYKLMLDFYGIRLCDENTGEVERASNWKDRFDNLNSHTHNNLRITRILKCQGTLGYPHYQAPLVRFFLEETLVRKELPNVKDSVLNYFVFAVLDKKQRRSLLKFAYLNYDRKDEFVWCPKKIQMMWSRQSASKPQNGNKEACEYLSLDKEDEAKDQAN